A section of the Streptomyces sp. Je 1-369 genome encodes:
- the ddaH gene encoding dimethylargininase yields the protein MSRNPRSPRRATPRRYLMCPPAHFKVTYSINPWMDPAKPVDVPLAIAQWEDLRDRYRSLGHTVEELTPRPGLPDMVFAANGATVVGGRVLGARFAYAEREQEAVAHLEWFRAHGFTEVHEPVHINEGEGDFAVTASYVLAGRGFRASPLSHGEAQECFGRPVIGLDLIDPRYYHLDTALAVLDDAADDVMYYPPAFSPGSRAVLRRLFPDALIAEEPDAVALGLNAVSDGLHVLLPQAAVGLFGPLRERGYEPVPMDLSELLKGGGSVKCCTQELRS from the coding sequence TTGTCCCGCAATCCTCGCTCTCCTCGGCGCGCCACACCCCGGCGCTATCTGATGTGCCCACCGGCACACTTCAAGGTCACCTACTCCATCAACCCCTGGATGGACCCCGCCAAACCGGTCGACGTCCCGCTCGCCATCGCCCAGTGGGAGGACCTGCGCGACCGTTACCGCTCGCTCGGCCACACCGTCGAGGAGCTCACCCCCCGGCCCGGCCTGCCGGACATGGTCTTCGCGGCGAACGGCGCGACCGTCGTCGGTGGCCGCGTGCTCGGCGCCCGCTTCGCCTACGCGGAGCGCGAGCAGGAGGCCGTGGCCCACCTGGAGTGGTTCCGCGCCCACGGCTTCACCGAGGTCCACGAACCCGTCCACATCAACGAGGGCGAGGGCGACTTCGCCGTCACCGCCTCCTACGTCCTGGCCGGACGCGGCTTCCGGGCCAGCCCGCTCTCCCACGGCGAGGCACAGGAGTGCTTCGGCCGCCCGGTCATCGGCCTCGACCTCATCGACCCCCGCTACTACCACCTGGACACCGCGCTCGCCGTCCTGGACGACGCGGCGGACGACGTCATGTACTACCCGCCCGCCTTCTCGCCCGGCAGCCGCGCGGTCCTGCGGCGGCTCTTCCCCGACGCGCTGATCGCCGAGGAGCCCGACGCCGTGGCGCTCGGGCTCAACGCCGTCTCCGACGGGCTCCACGTGCTGCTCCCGCAGGCCGCGGTGGGGCTCTTCGGGCCGCTGCGCGAGCGCGGCTACGAACCCGTCCCGATGGATCTGAGCGAGCTGCTCAAGGGCGGCGGCAGCGTGAAGTGCTGCACGCAGGAGCTGCGGAGCTAG